A single region of the Hyphomicrobiales bacterium genome encodes:
- a CDS encoding conserved hypothetical protein (Evidence 4 : Unknown function but conserved in other organisms): protein MQGELGFVSFDFDLTVTKQHTWIACGIHTPLSEGDSRLGLITFQDGSLLIRLINALCSKGIAVCINSRQYASTIFFSLKTLRGGPKLIADFHGWRFFIFGRESLQVSKAQALTDAFGADVGGVHFDDDSGEGWGFAGNHHFCQMEEGTGFSLESSSDLMRGLSEIPLHFSELLAIDVPASHASLRPPPVKYPALGSGAVRWKPNPAASPSAFVNELRTSLMLSEEDPVAKRRGIVF, encoded by the coding sequence ATGCAGGGTGAGCTTGGATTTGTTTCATTCGACTTCGATCTTACCGTGACGAAGCAGCACACATGGATCGCATGCGGCATCCACACGCCGTTGTCGGAAGGCGATTCACGGCTTGGTCTGATCACGTTTCAGGACGGTTCGCTGCTTATCCGATTGATCAATGCGCTTTGCAGCAAGGGGATCGCCGTCTGCATAAACTCGCGCCAGTACGCATCGACGATTTTCTTCAGCCTCAAGACGCTTCGGGGTGGGCCCAAATTGATCGCCGATTTCCACGGCTGGCGCTTTTTCATCTTCGGGCGGGAGAGTTTGCAAGTCTCCAAGGCGCAAGCGCTCACCGACGCGTTCGGTGCCGATGTCGGGGGGGTCCATTTTGATGACGATTCCGGGGAGGGCTGGGGCTTTGCCGGAAACCATCACTTCTGTCAGATGGAGGAGGGGACCGGCTTCTCGTTGGAGAGCTCAAGCGACCTTATGCGTGGGCTCTCTGAGATCCCACTTCATTTCTCGGAATTATTGGCTATCGACGTTCCCGCCAGTCATGCCTCGCTGCGCCCACCGCCGGTCAAATATCCCGCGCTGGGTTCTGGTGCGGTGCGCTGGAAACCAAACCCGGCCGCATCGCCATCGGCCTTCGTCAATGAGCTCCGTACGTCGTTGATGCTGTCAGAGGAAGATCCGGTGGCCAAGCGTCGGGGTATCGTATTCTAG
- a CDS encoding hypothetical protein (Evidence 5 : Unknown function): MAVCPVVQPAHSSDVIRGHRGVLLRSATLFDVRDAIELVARAPVQPNLWFRDKLS; encoded by the coding sequence GTGGCAGTTTGTCCAGTTGTCCAGCCTGCTCATTCGTCCGACGTGATCAGGGGCCATCGGGGCGTGCTGCTGCGATCGGCGACGCTTTTTGACGTCCGTGATGCGATCGAGTTAGTTGCGCGGGCGCCTGTGCAACCAAATCTTTGGTTCCGGGACAAGCTATCGTGA
- the hemH gene encoding Ferrochelatase, which produces MDKPVATASPRPLDHPAINPRRIGVLIANLGTPEATDYWSMRRYLKEFLSDRRVIETPRLLWWFILNGIVLTTRPGRKGKDYETIWNKALNESPLKTITRSQAAKLQATLSQLDDRVVVEWGMRYGHPSMKAALTSLQEQGCDRILLVPLYPQYAAATTATACDKAFEALMQMRWQPSLRVAPPYYDEPVYIEAAVAGLRQHIAALDFEPEVILASFHGIPKEYMMKGDPYHCQCVKTWRLMREAMGLSADRFMMSFQSRFGRAEWLQPYTDATVQALAERGVKRLAVVMPGFSVDCLETLEEIAGENGEIFHHHGGEKFAAIPCLNDSPEGMRVISQVAIRELQGWIAPAAG; this is translated from the coding sequence TTGGACAAACCGGTTGCCACGGCATCTCCCCGCCCCCTGGATCATCCGGCGATCAATCCGCGTCGCATTGGTGTGCTTATCGCCAATCTCGGTACGCCGGAGGCGACCGACTATTGGTCGATGCGCCGTTACCTCAAGGAGTTCCTCTCGGATCGCCGCGTCATCGAGACGCCGCGTCTTCTGTGGTGGTTCATCCTGAACGGCATCGTCCTGACGACCCGTCCGGGCCGCAAGGGCAAGGACTACGAGACGATCTGGAACAAGGCGCTGAACGAGTCCCCGCTCAAGACGATCACGCGCTCGCAGGCCGCGAAGTTGCAGGCGACACTGTCGCAGCTCGATGATCGCGTCGTGGTGGAATGGGGGATGCGCTACGGGCATCCCTCGATGAAAGCCGCGCTGACGTCCCTTCAGGAGCAAGGCTGCGACCGGATCCTGCTGGTGCCGCTCTACCCGCAATATGCGGCGGCGACGACGGCGACCGCCTGCGACAAGGCTTTCGAGGCCCTGATGCAGATGCGCTGGCAACCCAGCCTTCGCGTCGCGCCGCCTTATTACGACGAACCGGTCTATATCGAAGCGGCCGTTGCCGGGCTCAGGCAGCATATCGCCGCGTTGGACTTCGAGCCGGAGGTCATCCTCGCGTCTTTCCATGGCATTCCAAAAGAATACATGATGAAGGGCGACCCCTATCATTGCCAGTGCGTGAAGACGTGGCGGCTGATGCGGGAAGCCATGGGCCTTTCAGCCGACAGGTTCATGATGAGTTTCCAGTCGCGCTTCGGCCGCGCGGAGTGGCTTCAACCCTATACGGATGCAACGGTCCAGGCGCTCGCCGAGCGCGGCGTCAAGCGGCTCGCGGTCGTCATGCCGGGCTTCTCCGTCGATTGCCTGGAGACCCTCGAGGAAATCGCGGGCGAGAACGGCGAGATCTTCCATCACCACGGGGGAGAAAAATTCGCGGCCATCCCCTGTCTCAACGACTCGCCAGAGGGCATGAGGGTCATCAGCCAGGTCGCAATTCGTGAGCTGCAGGGCTGGATCGCACCTGCTGCCGGCTGA